CTCTCTGGCAGTTCTAAGCCCCTTCAGCAAAAGCTTAGATCACCACCCACAGAAGGGAGGTCTAATCTGCTCTTCCTCTTGTTCTCCAGCTTCACCCTCTCACGCTGGCCTTCTTCTAACTCTGATCAGCGAGAAGCAACCTCAGCCAGCTCTTGCTCCCTTTGGAGCCCCTACTCTGCTCTTCCTTGGCCAGTGTGCCCACCCCACCTTCACACCAGGACTGGAGCcaacctcccctcccctgccacaCAGACAAAACTCTCCAAACACAAAGCCTCCAGCCTGCCCTCCCAAAATCTGGAGATCCCCAGTGCTCTGGACCCTGAAGGAATGTGCTGGAGGCTGTGCTGTTGCTCCGGGACTGGCCTCGATACACCAGTCTCTGCAACCAAGGCCCTTACCGTGCCTTCCCATCCTGTCACTCCCTTTCCTGTCTGCCGCATGCTGATATATAAGTGAAGATGGTAAAGATGATTTCCCTTGCAGAGCCACGCAGGAAGCTATACAGTATATATTATCCACGAAAGTGCCACGCAGGAGGCTATACAGTATATATTATCCACGAAAGTGCCACGCAGGAAGCTATACAGTATATATTATCCACGAAAGTGCCACGCAGGAGGCTATACAGTATATATTATCCACGAAAGTGCCACACAGGAGGCTATACAGTATATATTATCCACGAAAGTGCCACACAGGAGGCTATACAGTATATATTATCCACCAAAGTGCCACGTAGgatatacagtatatattatcCACCAAAGTGCCACTCAGGAGGCCTCTTGGGGACTTGGCTTCAGAGCTCAGAAAACTTCCTTTTCAGGAATGGTTCTTCACACATTGAGGATAAGTGTTGTGTTCACAGCATGCCAAAATGCAGTGAGAGAAGAATAAGCTGCAGCACGGTGCAACAGAAAGAACACGGGCCTGGAGTCCGAGGGTCTCTAGTCCAGCCCCGTCTCTTCTTCACTGAGTGGCTCCTTCTCCAAGGATTTCTCAGTGTTCTCATTTATGCATTGGGCTTAGCCAGACCACCTCAGAGGATTGCTATGGAGATCAAATGAGATGAGAGGGTCatgaaaatagaatgaaatgaaatgaaatgaaatgaaatgaaatggcaATTACCATTATCATTAACCTCTTAGGGATTTTCCCCTGGGATGGCCAGGCTACAGACTCCATGAGAGTTGAAACTGCTGCCATCATATTCAACACTGTATTTCTAGGGCCTTAGCCCTCTGCCTGAAATGGGGCAaactttccataaatatttgctgattaGCCACCAGTTGAGTTTTCTGTCCTTGCAATGAGGAGTTTGCTCATGATCATAATAAGCCTCTTTTCTCACCAGCTACAGAATGCTACCTACCCATAGCATGGGGCAGGGAAGgtattaactttttttgttttaactaaaAATGAGACCCAACTTTAAAGAGATAAAACTGGTTTTCTTGTGTCTCATACACTAAGTGTGAAAGGCACTTACAAAACAAGAATTCAAAAAATGTTCTAAGTAATAACATCACCACAAAAACACGTGTGACCTCCCAGACTGACTACTTAGTAAAAGTTAACCTCAATAGACATATTCTTGAACATTTGTATTAAAAACGGAGAGAGTCCCATGACTTTGCAGGCTCATGGAGACAAAGAATGTTCACCAGGACCCCAGCGTGTGTCAAGCACTGCTGAATCCATCACGATGGAGAGATGCTTCTCTGTCAAGAGGACTCAGCTGTAGAAGGCACCAAATGTGGTAGGAGGGGCCTGCTAATTAGACCAAAGCAGCCACACATCAGCAGGTAAAACAGAGACAAGaggaggtggggctgggctgggctaaATCTTGGATGAATCAAGCCTTCCCATAGGGCAGGATATCCTGTCTAAAACATGAGCCTTGGTTAAAACCCCTATAAAAGGTTCTCATCACACTGACCTGGTACTCCTCACACCACCTAGCCACTTGTCTCATCCCACCTGGGCCTTAGGTAAGTCCCCTCAGAAGAAACCTCTTTTTCATTCTCAGTGTCTTGGTGATCTGAGCTCATAAACCTGGGACTGTCAGGTATGGGCTGTGTGTCCTTCAGAGCTAGCCGTGGGCACTGGGCAGAACAACGCTGCCATTGGGAAACACGCTCTCCTGAAGCAATCAGGCTTtgttctcctgcctgagtctggCCTGGCAGTAGCTCCTTTCACTGAAAACTGTGTGGGCAGCTGCTATGGGGCCACCCATGTGCCTTCCTGGATCAGCAAAGGTTTCTTGTTTCTAAGGCTCTGGAAGCTTCTTTGCAGTGCTGAGAGCCTGTGGGAACAATCAGTTTATTTATGCCAACCTAGACGATAAGAGCAAACTGTGTCATGGATGAAGGGGCTTACGTGATTCCCCTCTCCTACCCCAGGGTGATGCTTAGGCAGAATAGTTGTAGATTTATTCTAAGGAATCTAAAATGTAACTAAAAGttcatcttattatttttcttatctaaagGTCAATGGTTAAAGTTGACTACATGgtttgcaaaaaaagaaagatatttttcatCTATGTGGAGGAAAAATACTCTGTTTTTTACCTTGATGAAAAGTTTGCCTGAAATTGTTGGTTACCAGGACCTAGAAAGGGCTTCTCCTGAACAGCCCACCTTTTGCTGTAACCTACTGAGTCCTCAGGGCCACACTGACCTGCTTTTTCTAGCACTCaagtctctttccttcctttcttctctttcttctcctatgTCTACCTTGTCCCATCCTCGCTCTGGTTTCCAGctgctgcagcctctgtctccccttACATTTGAGGCTGGTCATCTTCGATACCATCTCCTCCTTTGGGTATCTCCAAGGCTTCTGCTAAAGAATCTTCAAGTCTCTATACCTCTTGTTCATGCGCCTCCAGATTCCTagctaatgaaaaagaaaagctttcccTTTGATTAGGAACCAACTCCTAGGTCACCAGAAATCTGGGCCTGTTGGAGCCACACAGCATCTGGGCAAGCTGACTTCTCTGATAGGTCCGAGGACTGCAGAGAGAGGTGACATGCAGAGAAACTTGGGCCTTCAGAACTGGAAGGTCTCCCACCCAAAGCAGGTGCCCCCCCATCCTGAGCATTCCCAGCAGGTGGTAGCCCAGCTTCGTCCTGAACACCTTCCCAAAAAATGCAAGAAAGGAGGGCTGGGTCCCTGGAATTCCTGCTTGGCTCCCGCCCAAGACAAGAGTTGACTCACACGCGTGTTTACTTCCTCTTGGTGTTCCCAGTGGGACCCTAAGACCCTTGTGATAAGCAGATAAATCCTGTCCACAGAGTACATTCTAGAAAGCCTATTGCATTTGGGTTAAGGAGAGATGGATTCTAGATATCTTGTTCCTTAAAAATTGTGGGCCTAActtctctgtttcctcacctacAAGAAAAAGTGGAAATAAGGATGACAAGAGATGAGGCACAGGAAAGTGCTTTGCGAGCAGTAGAGTGATTATGTAGGTGGGTACATATGCATAATAGCATAATAATCATGTTTAATAGGGAGCACTTAGTATAAGCCAGGCATCTGCCAACTGCTTTTTATGAATTATGTCTTTACATAGTCACAATAATCCTATCAAGTACTAATATCACCTTCATTCGCAATAagtaaactgaggcatggagaggcaaAGCAACTCATCCCAGCTCGCACCATAGGTAGGTAGTGGAGCCAGCATTTAATTCTGCCTCGGGAACCTGCCTCCATCCTGTGTGCTCCTTTTTCCCATACATAAGATGCATTAGATAGGAAAGgacaagggaaaaggaaaagcagagcCGAACATGCAAGGGAAGACCTAGCAGCAGACGTGCTCTAAAGGAAACTACGGAGTGGAGCATGGAGCCTCCAAGGAGACTTCTCATCTTTTCCAGGTTGACTTCAAAGATGCCTCAGTTACTGCGAAACATTAATGGCATCATCGAGGCCTTCAGGCGCTACGCGAGGACGGAGGGCAACTGCACAGCCCTGACCCGAGGGGAGCTGAAAAGACTCTTGGAGCAAGAGTTTGCCGATGTGATTGTGGTATGGCGGGCTGAGCTGGGTGGAGAGGGGACGTAGCAGGAGACTGAAACCTTgtttgcctgcagaggccttgcctGGGGGAATTTGCAGAGGCAGCAGCTAAACCCAGGCCTGACAGGACAGAGGGCAGCTGtgcaggaaggaaaagagaaggtgaAAGGACAAGGGATGGTCATAGGAGCTGGCAAGTCCTGGCTGTTTAGAGAAAGTACCTTGGTTTTAATGAATTCTAAAGATGAGGTAAAAGAGCTCTAAACGGACAACTCAGGGAGGAGCAGAGCCTTGGAGTGTTTCAGAATGAAAATAATTGCTGCTTTCTTCTGCCTCTCAAACTCGATACAGTGAACATTTCTCACGTCTATCTGAATGTAATCATCCATTCGCAGGCAGTCATTAGAAGCATAGCTCTGGGCTTTCACAAAGACGTTACTCAAAAATATTAGCGGACTGATCACATCAGAAATGAAATTTTGAAGAGCAGGTTGTTAATAACTAGGGGAAGACTTTGGTaccctgccccgccccaccccatcTCGCAAACCAGAGCCAAGGCCTTCATGCCCTTTTCTGTCTGGTTTGCGCCTAAAGCGACCGGGATGATGATGGCCTTGGGGTCAAGGATATGTGGGAACAGAAGGACGTTGTGTCCACACGCTCAGGGCAGCTCTGCAGGCCCACTGCACCCCTCCCTCTTTATCATGGGAAAACATCTGGGCCTCAGTGAGGAGCCCACAGAATTCCCACGGGGCTGTGTTCCCACCCTGCTGCTCTTGTGCTGAGCCTGCTGCAGAGACTAAGGCCTCAGTGCCAGGAGCAAGGTGCCATAGGCAGCCCAGACCATCAACCTGAAAGCCCAGACAGTTGCACTGTCAATTCAATAATTCATTCACTCTTCAATACATCTTTATCTAATTTTCCTGTAGGCCAGAAATTGTGCCAAACAGAGGCTACAAAACAAAAAGTGCTCCCTACACTACGGGAGAGGGACAGGACTTAAACAAAAAGGCGATTACGTCTTGCTGCTGCTCTAGCCGTAGGTGTGTGGAGTGTGGGGTCTGAGGCGGGGGAATCTGGCAGCAGAGTGGAAGGGGCCTGCCCACGTCCTCCTCAGGGGAGGGGTGCTGATTCCATCTCATCTTTTCCTCAGAAACCCCACGACCCGGCAACTGTGGATGAGGTCCTGCGGCTGCTGGATGAAGACCACACAGGGACTGTGGAGTTCAAGGAATTCCTGGTCTTGGTGTTTAAAGTGGCCCAGGCCTGTTTCAAGACACTGAGCGAGAGTCCTGAGGGAGCATGCGGCTCTCAAGGGTCTGGCAGCCTCCACCCTGGGGCCTCGCGGGAGCTGGGGGAAGGACAGAGAAGTGGCACTGAAGTGGGAAGGGCAGGGAAAGGGCAGTGTTGTGAGGGGAGCAGCCAGGGACAGAGCGAGCAGGCTTCCAGAGGGCAGAACAGGCCCAGGCCTGGGGCTCAGACCCAGGGTCAGGCCACCAGCTCTGTGTGGGTCAGCAGCCATGACAGGCAAGCCGGGTCCCAGAGCCAGGAGAGAACAAGCCTGCAGACACAGCTCTGGGGGCACAAAGAGAAGACCCAGGCAATTGGAGAAGGCCAGAGTCATCAGACCAGGGAGATGAGGCCACAGACCAGGGAACAAGACAGAGCCCGCCAGACAGGTGAGACTGTGACTGGATCTGGAACTCAGACCCAGGCAGGTGCCACCCAGACTTTGGACCAGGACAACAGCCACCAGACAGGAAGCACCAGCACCCAGACACAGGAGTCCACCAATGGTCAGAACAGAGGGACTGAGACCTACGGTCAAGGCAGGAGTCAGACCAGCCAGGCTGTGACAGGAGGACACGCTCAGACACAGGCAGGGTCACACACCCAGACCAGCCAGGCCGTGACAGGAGGACACGCTCAGACACAGGCAGGGTCACACACCCAGACCAGCCAGGCCGTGACAGGAGGACACGCTCAGACACAGGCAGGGTCACGCACCCAGACCAGCCAGGCCGTGACAGGAGGACACGCTCAGACACAGGCAGGGTCACACACCCAGACCAGCCAGGCTGTGACAGGAGGACACACTCAGACACAGGCAGGGTCACACACCCAGACCAGCCAAGCTGTGACAGGAGGACATACTCAGACACAGGCAGGGTCACACACCCAGACCAGCCAGGCTGTGACAGGAGGACACGCTCAGACACAGGCAGGGTCACACACCCAGACCAGCCAGGCTGTGACAGGAGGACATACTCAGACACAGGCAGGGTCACGCACCCAGACCAGCCAGGCTGTGACAGGAGGACACGCTCAGACACAGGCAGGGTCACGCACCCAGACCAGCCAGGCTGTGACAGGACACACTCAGACACAGGCAGGGTCACACACCCAGACTGTGGAGCAGGACAGAAGCCAAACTGTAAGTCATGGAGGAGCTAGAGAACAGGGACAGACCCAGACAGAGTCCGGCAGTGGCCAAAGATGGACACCAGCGAgcaagcctgaggcaggagagacagtACTGGGAGGACAGGCCCAGACTGGGGCAAACCCTGAGTCAGGAAGGCAGGACTGGAGCAGCCCTAGTGTGACAGAAGggcagggagacagagacagacaggttGTTGAGGAATGGGTTGATGACCACTCAAAGGAGACAGCGATCCTCAGGCCGGACCATGGCAGCCTGCACACAAGCGTTTCCTCAGCACAGGGCCGGGATGCAGCCCAACCAGAAGCGAAGCGGGCCATCACCACTAGGGAGCTGTATTCCTACTTGAGAAGCGACCAGCCATGACTCCCCCTGACTCCAATGTCTAGTACTAGAAGGAGATAGCTGGAGACACGTTGGCTTGCCCTGCATGGCCAGTCTAGTGGGTGCATCCCTGGACATCAGCTTTTTATTATGCAGCTTCTCTTTTAGGTGTTTCTCAACGAGGTCATTTCTGCCAGGAGCTTTCTACCCTAAACTGCTCTCTCTTACCTGCTTTGCAGTGCAGACCCTCTCAGGAGCAGGAAGACTTGGAGCAAGTCACTCCTTTGTACTGAACTGTCCTCATCTCGTGGGGGTTTTCAGAACTATTTTTGTCTCTGACATCTCTCTATTGCCCCGTCTACTCTAATGCATCAATAAAATCTTCAGCAACTGGCCTCCGAGTCTCATTCAATCACCTTCTATTGACATGACAGGCCAAGGGCTGTAGAGTTATGAGATGATAAACTGGACATAGTCCCTACCTTTGAAGA
The DNA window shown above is from Callithrix jacchus isolate 240 chromosome 18, calJac240_pri, whole genome shotgun sequence and carries:
- the CRNN gene encoding cornulin, producing MPQLLRNINGIIEAFRRYARTEGNCTALTRGELKRLLEQEFADVIVKPHDPATVDEVLRLLDEDHTGTVEFKEFLVLVFKVAQACFKTLSESPEGACGSQGSGSLHPGASRELGEGQRSGTEVGRAGKGQCCEGSSQGQSEQASRGQNRPRPGAQTQGQATSSVWVSSHDRQAGSQSQERTSLQTQLWGHKEKTQAIGEGQSHQTREMRPQTREQDRARQTGETVTGSGTQTQAGATQTLDQDNSHQTGSTSTQTQESTNGQNRGTETYGQGRSQTSQAVTGGHAQTQAGSHTQTSQAVTGGHAQTQAGSHTQTSQAVTGGHAQTQAGSRTQTSQAVTGGHAQTQAGSHTQTSQAVTGGHTQTQAGSHTQTSQAVTGGHTQTQAGSHTQTSQAVTGGHAQTQAGSHTQTSQAVTGGHTQTQAGSRTQTSQAVTGGHAQTQAGSRTQTSQAVTGHTQTQAGSHTQTVEQDRSQTVSHGGAREQGQTQTESGSGQRWTPASKPEAGETVLGGQAQTGANPESGRQDWSSPSVTEGQGDRDRQVVEEWVDDHSKETAILRPDHGSLHTSVSSAQGRDAAQPEAKRAITTRELYSYLRSDQP